Within the Chryseobacterium geocarposphaerae genome, the region GAAAATTTTGGTAAAACTAAATAATAATAAGAGAGACCGAAGTCTCTTTTTTTTTACCTTTATTAATATTGCATAATTTAATAGTTTTAGTATTTAAACATATCAGACAAAATATAATGAAAAGAGAGAATATTGATTCATATTGGCTTATAAATTGATACTAAAACATTATCGTATTTTTAATTCCTCGATGAACAAATCAACTCTAATTTTAGTTTTGTTTTTAAGCTACTTTTCGTGTTTTAATGCCCAAGAAAAGAAAGATTCGCTCTATTACAAGATCGAAGAATTTTCTGATAAAAGAAAAGTTACCAAATTTTTTCATCGTTTCATATTTCGTAGAGAAGCAGATTCTGCTTCTGTTAAAACCACTACAGAAAAATTGTTGCAGGAAACCTATAATGGGAGACACATCAGAACCATCAGAATACAAACAATTGACCCATTCGGTTATGGTTCTGAAGATAAAAAAGAAAAATCAAAATGGTACGATTGGTTTACCAATCATCTTCATGCCAATACCAAAGTCTCTACCGTCAATAATTATTTACTTTTTAAAGAAGGAGAAGAATATAATGCTCAAAAAATTTATGAATCTGAACGTCTGCTTAGAACAATGCCTTTTATAAACAGGGTTAATATCAGTATTTCGGATAGTACTTCCTCCAAAGATTCTATTGATGTTGTGGTAAAAGTTCTCGATTCCTGGAGTCTGAAACCTAGACTAAGTTATTCGGGAAGTAAGATTGGTTTGGGACTTACTGAAGAAAATGTGTTGGGATTAGGGCACGAATTTGATTTTCTTTATAGAAATGATTCCAAAGAAAAACAGAATTACTTGTTGGGAAGCTATACGGCGTATAATCTTTTTGGTTCCTATATTAATGCCCAGATTTTGGGTGAACGTGACTTTTCTAAAAACGAAAGAATCAATTTTAATGTCACAAGAGATTTCTTTTCACCATTAACAAAATGGGCAGGAGGATTGAGTTTTGAATATTTTATGCGGAACGTTTTGCTTCCGACAGAATCAGAAACTACTTTTCCTGAAGCCCAGATCAAAGTCTATAGTCAGGATTTGTGGGGAGGCTATCAGATTCCTGTTTCATCAGATCCAAGTGAAAAAGTATCCAGTAATATTGCTTTTATAGGAAGGTTTCAGAATTATCAATATAAAGACAGTCCGGATATTGACCAGTTTCAGTATTTCAGATCTTACAGCAGTTTTCTGATGTCGGTTGGATATATTCAGCGAAAATTTTCAGTTCAGAAAAATATTTTTCAATATGATTTGCCTGAAGATATTGCTTACGGAAATTCAGTTAATATAACAGCCGGTGCTTTATCAAGAAGCAAGGATGTGATCCCTTATGCCGGAGTTTCTGCCTCTTATGGGGATTTTACAAATATCGGATACTTTACTGTGAAAGCCCAGTTTGGAAGATTCTTTAATGAAAACAAACAAAACCGCGAGTCGTTCCGCTTGGATGGAACTTATTTTTCCCATCTTATGGATTGGAAGTTTGCCAAAGCCAGACATTTCTTTTCCCCAACCTTAGCATTGGGAAATCCGGAGTATAACTATTCTTATAAAGACAGGATCAATCTTTCTTCAGCAGATGAGTTTCCTGTTTATACAGCCGATTATATTGGAACCAAAAAACTTGTTTTAAGGTATCAGCTTCAACTTTTTATTAATAAAACCTGGAAAAATTTTCATTTCAGTCCGTATTTAACGACAGCAGTAGGTTGGCTGGGGATGCCGGATGACAAATTATTGAGAACGACTATGAATACCAAAATAGGAGTGGGGGTTCTCATTAATAATCCTTTTCTGGTATTCAACAGAATACAGGTTTCTTTTATGTATTATCCGCGGGTGCCATTTGATAATAATTCTGTTTTTGACTTTAACAGCAACCGGAATAATCTTTTACCGATGAATTCTTTTGGTGCAGATATCCCGCGTTTTGTGAATTTTGGAAATTAATTTCACCTCATAAATTAAGAATAAGGAATTATCCTGCATTTTATTATCTTTGCAAACTACATAGTTCTTAAATGAAAAACATACGAAATTTTTGCATAATCGCTCATATCGACCATGGTAAAAGTACTTTGGCGGATCGTCTTTTGGAGTATACTAATACAGTATCTCAGAGAGAATTACAGTCTCAGACGCTGGATGATATGGATTTGGAGAAAGAACGTGGGATTACCATTAAGTCTCACGCTATCCAGATGGATTATGAATATAAAGGCGAAAAATTTATATTAAATCTTATTGATACACCGGGACACGTTGACTTTTCTTATGAAGTTTCCCGCTCAATTGCAGCCTGTGAAGGTGCGCTTCTTATTGTAGATGCTGCGCAAAGTATTCAGGCACAAACGATTAGTAATCTGTATTTGGCATTGGAAAATGATTTAACAATCATTCCGATCTTGAATAAAATTGACCTTCCTTCTGCAAATCCTGAAGAAGTAACTGATGAAATCATGAATTTAATTGGTTGCGAATATGAAGATGTATTAAGAGTTTCAGGAAAAACGGGTGAAGGAGTTCATCACTTATTAGAGCAAATTGTGGAGAGAATCCCGGCTCCGGTTGGAGATCCGAACGCTCCGCTTCAGGCTTTGATTTTTGACTCGGTTTACAACCCTTTCAGAGGAATTGAGGCCTACTTTAAAGTAGTAAACGGGAGCATCAGTAAAAATGAAAAGGTAAAATTCTTCGCTACCGGAAAAGAATATGGAGCGGATGAAGTAGGTACCTTAAAGCTGAAGCAGGTTCCAAAAAAAACGATCCAGTGTGGAGACGTTGGATATCTGATTTCAGGGATTAAAGATGCAAGGGAAGTAAAAGTAGGAGATACCATTACCTCTTTTGAAAATCCTGCAGCAGCTCCGATCGAAGGTTTTGAGGAAGTTAAGCCAATGGTTTTCGCGGGTATTTATCCTATTGATTCTGAAGATTTTGAGGAGTTAAGATTCTCTCTTGAAAAATTAAGACTGAATGATGCCTCTCTGGTGTTTGAACCGGAAAGTTCAGCAGCTCTTGGTTTCGGTTTCCGTTGCGGATTCCTGGGAATGCTTCACATGGAAATTGTTCAGGAACGTCTTGACAGAGAGTTTAATATGAACGTGATCACAACGGTTCCTAACGTCTCTTATTTTGGATATTCTAAAAAAGAACCGGAAGTTCCGATCCTGATCAATAACCCGTCTGAAATGATGGATCCTTCAATTATGGATAGAGTGGAAGAACCTTTTATTAAAGCTTCTATCATTACAAAATCTGATTTCGTAGGACCTGTAATGACTTTATGTATAGAAAAAAGAGGAGAAATCGTTAACCAAAGTTATTTAACTTCAGAAAGAGTTGAGTTGGTTTTCAATATGCCTTTAGCTGAAGTCGTTTTTGATTTCTATGACAGACTGAAATCTATTTCCAAAGGTTACGCTTCATTCGACTATCATCCGATTGGATTCAGAGCTTCTAAGCTTGTAAAAATGGAC harbors:
- a CDS encoding BamA/TamA family outer membrane protein, translating into MNKSTLILVLFLSYFSCFNAQEKKDSLYYKIEEFSDKRKVTKFFHRFIFRREADSASVKTTTEKLLQETYNGRHIRTIRIQTIDPFGYGSEDKKEKSKWYDWFTNHLHANTKVSTVNNYLLFKEGEEYNAQKIYESERLLRTMPFINRVNISISDSTSSKDSIDVVVKVLDSWSLKPRLSYSGSKIGLGLTEENVLGLGHEFDFLYRNDSKEKQNYLLGSYTAYNLFGSYINAQILGERDFSKNERINFNVTRDFFSPLTKWAGGLSFEYFMRNVLLPTESETTFPEAQIKVYSQDLWGGYQIPVSSDPSEKVSSNIAFIGRFQNYQYKDSPDIDQFQYFRSYSSFLMSVGYIQRKFSVQKNIFQYDLPEDIAYGNSVNITAGALSRSKDVIPYAGVSASYGDFTNIGYFTVKAQFGRFFNENKQNRESFRLDGTYFSHLMDWKFAKARHFFSPTLALGNPEYNYSYKDRINLSSADEFPVYTADYIGTKKLVLRYQLQLFINKTWKNFHFSPYLTTAVGWLGMPDDKLLRTTMNTKIGVGVLINNPFLVFNRIQVSFMYYPRVPFDNNSVFDFNSNRNNLLPMNSFGADIPRFVNFGN
- the lepA gene encoding translation elongation factor 4, with protein sequence MKNIRNFCIIAHIDHGKSTLADRLLEYTNTVSQRELQSQTLDDMDLEKERGITIKSHAIQMDYEYKGEKFILNLIDTPGHVDFSYEVSRSIAACEGALLIVDAAQSIQAQTISNLYLALENDLTIIPILNKIDLPSANPEEVTDEIMNLIGCEYEDVLRVSGKTGEGVHHLLEQIVERIPAPVGDPNAPLQALIFDSVYNPFRGIEAYFKVVNGSISKNEKVKFFATGKEYGADEVGTLKLKQVPKKTIQCGDVGYLISGIKDAREVKVGDTITSFENPAAAPIEGFEEVKPMVFAGIYPIDSEDFEELRFSLEKLRLNDASLVFEPESSAALGFGFRCGFLGMLHMEIVQERLDREFNMNVITTVPNVSYFGYSKKEPEVPILINNPSEMMDPSIMDRVEEPFIKASIITKSDFVGPVMTLCIEKRGEIVNQSYLTSERVELVFNMPLAEVVFDFYDRLKSISKGYASFDYHPIGFRASKLVKMDILINGDMVDALSSLIHDSNAYHIGKKMCEKLRELIPRQQFDIAVQAALGTKVIARETIKALRKDVTAKCYGGDISRKRKLLEKQKEGKKKMKQIGRVEVPQSAFMAVLKLND